A stretch of the Myxococcaceae bacterium JPH2 genome encodes the following:
- a CDS encoding TOMM system kinase/cyclase fusion protein, producing MDRTQEPQIAAGTVFQGRYEVLSKLGEGGYGQVYRARQRATNQEVAVKVLRAPQAESAHQVARFQREMQLCSQLYHPNIVRLIDSGQSEESVLFTVFEYVPGRTLAEVLTDDGALAPWEAAHLMLQVLDALGCAHNQGVVHRDLKPQNIMVTHTGVRRNALVLDFGLGTLVSGPKAEELARLTRTREVLGTPAYAAPEQLRGEPATAASDLYAWGLIFLECLTGRRVIDGGTLQEVLYKQLGPEPIRVPSWLEGHRLGWLLRRVTSKDVETRSISAQEALRELEACASEGWPDSEAAVGAAPTVAARLPTPPTPERAPEGERRQLTALCVSLSLTPESDAVDPEELDGLLRAQHAACADVARRFDAYVGSILGERMLLYFGYPQAREDDARRAARAALAIVEELEHRGARLANEQRISVEVRAGLHTGLVSRQEARGRHQAELPALLGATPNVASRLEAQAEAGAVWVSEATSRLLREGFVLEPVGAVRAGSGAKAGPVFRLRGELRAPAAMSAVSGARPSVLHGRSQELELLQQRWQQATRGSGQAILLAGEAGIGKSRLALELARRTGEVPHTFLECRCAPEGRLSTLRPVVDLLERLVGFQRDWTPDRLETALEDMLGRYGFELTEVMPLFAVLFSVKGGSGRYPPLDVSPQRQKDLTLEAILALLSAMAEQQPVLFLVEDLHWADPTTLELLGKLVEDTATSRLCALLTARPEFSVPWPAAKVLQVQLGRLDRQRAEEMVAELTRDTPLPRDVVEQVVGRTDGVPLFVEELTRMVVEGLSGARESSASPRPTIPATLRDSLMARLDRLGPAKETAQLAAALGREFSHDVLRAVSARDEAALKRDLDALVSADLVHRRRGVRGTTFLFKHALIRDTALESLLKSARRQVHARIAATLELRFPDVVQSRPDLLAHHHAQAEQKREALEYARKAGLAALIRSANAEAIAHATEALAWLDVLADERERAQVELSLNGIITPALMGSRGWSDAAIKAQVDRSRALIDLLGDGPHAVPTLWALLTFHHTRGQRAEARALAERLVSMEGLSQDVDHQVATLPALGHAAWIDGRMGDSREAFERALSLYVPARHAQQAHVYGLDSRSYAGMGLGEVLCLVGLPDQGLAQAKAAVDWALEINHASTLGLAYIYLLMVHQQRGERERVVEVADAALAMTQRQGMPVHGAYAQIVRGWATQEPDALVGPLAFQDTLGFELGATYYASLLVELQAARGQHAEALTRVEDLLRRGRTLGETYYVPELLRLKALSVLATTQDTSAAEALLREAVTLARQDGTRLLELRASLALGRLLRDTHRPADAVSALRPLLDGFTEGAALADVTAARDLLVALDSPRS from the coding sequence CAGCTGTGCTCGCAGCTGTATCACCCGAACATCGTGCGGCTCATCGACTCGGGACAGTCCGAGGAGTCGGTGCTGTTCACCGTGTTCGAGTACGTGCCGGGGCGCACGCTGGCGGAGGTGCTGACGGACGACGGCGCGCTGGCTCCGTGGGAGGCGGCGCACTTGATGCTCCAGGTGCTGGATGCGCTGGGCTGCGCGCACAACCAGGGCGTCGTGCACCGCGACCTCAAGCCGCAGAACATCATGGTCACCCACACCGGCGTGCGTCGCAACGCGCTGGTGCTCGACTTCGGTCTGGGGACGTTGGTCAGTGGGCCGAAGGCGGAGGAGCTGGCGCGCCTCACGCGCACGCGCGAAGTGCTGGGCACGCCCGCGTACGCGGCGCCCGAGCAGCTGCGCGGCGAGCCGGCCACCGCGGCCTCGGACCTGTATGCGTGGGGGCTCATCTTCCTGGAGTGCCTCACGGGGCGCCGCGTGATTGACGGCGGCACGCTGCAAGAGGTGCTCTACAAGCAGCTCGGGCCGGAGCCCATCCGCGTGCCGTCGTGGCTGGAGGGGCATCGCCTGGGCTGGTTGCTCCGGCGCGTGACGAGCAAGGACGTGGAGACCCGCTCCATCTCGGCGCAGGAGGCGCTGCGCGAGCTGGAGGCCTGCGCGTCCGAGGGCTGGCCCGACAGTGAAGCCGCGGTTGGCGCGGCACCCACCGTGGCCGCGCGACTGCCCACGCCACCCACGCCGGAGCGCGCCCCTGAAGGCGAGCGCCGACAGCTCACCGCCCTGTGCGTGAGCCTGTCGCTCACGCCGGAGTCGGACGCGGTGGATCCCGAGGAGCTGGATGGACTGTTGCGTGCCCAACACGCGGCCTGCGCGGACGTGGCGCGACGCTTCGACGCCTACGTCGGCAGCATCCTCGGCGAGCGCATGCTCCTGTACTTCGGCTATCCGCAGGCGCGCGAGGACGATGCCCGTCGTGCGGCGCGCGCGGCGCTGGCCATCGTCGAGGAGCTGGAGCATCGGGGCGCTCGGCTCGCGAATGAGCAGCGCATCAGCGTGGAGGTGCGGGCGGGGCTGCACACGGGGCTCGTCAGCCGGCAGGAGGCACGCGGCCGTCATCAGGCGGAGCTGCCCGCGCTGCTCGGCGCGACGCCCAACGTGGCCAGCCGCCTGGAGGCCCAGGCCGAGGCCGGTGCGGTGTGGGTGAGCGAGGCGACCTCGCGGCTCTTGCGCGAGGGCTTCGTCCTGGAGCCCGTGGGCGCGGTGCGCGCTGGGTCCGGGGCCAAGGCGGGCCCGGTGTTTCGCCTGCGAGGTGAGCTGCGCGCGCCCGCCGCGATGTCGGCAGTGAGCGGGGCGCGGCCCTCGGTGTTGCATGGACGTTCGCAGGAGCTGGAGTTGCTCCAGCAGCGCTGGCAGCAGGCCACGCGCGGCTCGGGGCAGGCCATCCTGCTGGCGGGAGAGGCGGGCATCGGCAAGTCCCGGCTCGCGCTGGAGCTGGCGCGCAGGACGGGGGAGGTGCCGCACACCTTCCTGGAGTGCCGATGCGCGCCGGAAGGTCGGCTGAGCACGTTGCGTCCCGTGGTGGATCTCCTGGAGCGGCTGGTGGGCTTCCAGCGCGACTGGACGCCGGACCGCCTGGAGACCGCGCTGGAGGACATGCTGGGCCGGTATGGCTTCGAGCTGACCGAGGTGATGCCGCTGTTCGCGGTGCTCTTCTCGGTGAAGGGGGGCTCGGGGCGCTATCCGCCGCTGGACGTGTCGCCGCAGCGGCAGAAGGACCTGACGCTCGAAGCGATCCTCGCGCTCTTGTCCGCCATGGCCGAGCAGCAGCCCGTGCTGTTCCTGGTGGAGGACCTGCACTGGGCGGATCCGACGACGCTGGAGCTGCTGGGGAAGCTGGTGGAGGACACCGCCACGTCGCGCCTGTGCGCGCTGCTCACCGCGCGCCCGGAGTTCTCCGTGCCGTGGCCCGCGGCGAAGGTGCTGCAGGTGCAACTGGGGCGCTTGGATCGCCAGCGCGCCGAGGAGATGGTCGCGGAGCTGACGCGCGACACACCGTTGCCGCGTGACGTGGTGGAGCAGGTGGTGGGGCGCACGGATGGCGTGCCGCTGTTCGTGGAGGAGCTGACGCGGATGGTGGTGGAGGGCCTGTCCGGCGCGAGGGAGTCCTCCGCGTCGCCACGGCCCACCATTCCCGCCACGCTGCGCGACTCGTTGATGGCGCGGTTGGATCGCCTGGGGCCCGCGAAGGAGACGGCCCAGCTCGCGGCGGCGCTGGGGCGAGAGTTCAGCCATGACGTGCTGCGGGCGGTGTCGGCGCGGGACGAGGCGGCGCTCAAGCGCGACCTGGACGCGCTCGTGTCCGCGGACCTGGTGCACCGGCGCCGTGGAGTGCGCGGCACCACGTTCCTGTTCAAGCACGCGCTCATCCGGGACACGGCGCTGGAGTCGCTCTTGAAGTCCGCGCGGCGGCAGGTGCACGCGCGCATCGCCGCGACGCTGGAGCTGCGCTTCCCGGACGTGGTGCAGTCTCGGCCGGATCTCCTGGCCCATCACCATGCGCAGGCGGAGCAGAAGCGCGAGGCGCTCGAGTACGCGCGCAAGGCGGGCCTGGCGGCCCTCATCCGCAGCGCCAACGCGGAGGCCATCGCCCACGCCACCGAGGCCCTCGCCTGGCTGGATGTCCTGGCCGATGAGCGCGAGCGCGCCCAGGTGGAGCTGAGCCTCAACGGCATCATCACGCCCGCGCTGATGGGAAGCCGAGGCTGGTCCGACGCCGCCATCAAGGCCCAGGTGGATCGCTCGCGAGCGCTCATCGACCTCCTGGGCGATGGGCCTCATGCCGTGCCCACGCTCTGGGCGCTGCTCACCTTCCACCATACGCGCGGCCAGCGCGCCGAAGCCCGGGCGCTCGCCGAGCGGCTCGTGTCGATGGAAGGGTTGTCGCAGGACGTCGACCACCAGGTGGCCACGTTGCCGGCCTTGGGCCATGCCGCGTGGATCGACGGTCGGATGGGGGATTCGCGCGAGGCGTTCGAGCGGGCGTTGTCGCTCTACGTGCCCGCGCGCCACGCGCAGCAGGCCCACGTCTACGGGCTCGATTCCCGCTCCTACGCGGGCATGGGCCTGGGCGAGGTGCTGTGCCTGGTGGGCCTGCCGGATCAAGGCCTGGCCCAGGCGAAGGCCGCGGTGGATTGGGCGCTGGAGATCAACCACGCCAGCACGCTGGGGCTCGCGTACATCTACCTGCTGATGGTGCACCAGCAGCGCGGCGAGCGGGAGCGCGTGGTGGAGGTGGCCGACGCGGCGCTCGCGATGACGCAGCGTCAGGGGATGCCCGTGCACGGCGCCTATGCGCAGATTGTTCGAGGCTGGGCCACCCAGGAGCCGGACGCGCTCGTGGGGCCGCTCGCGTTCCAGGACACGCTGGGCTTCGAGCTGGGGGCGACCTACTACGCCTCGCTGCTCGTGGAGTTGCAGGCCGCGCGCGGGCAGCACGCGGAGGCCCTCACGCGGGTGGAGGACCTGCTGCGGCGCGGGCGCACCCTGGGCGAGACCTACTATGTGCCCGAGTTGCTGCGGCTGAAGGCGCTCAGCGTTCTGGCCACCACGCAGGACACGTCGGCGGCGGAGGCCCTCCTGCGCGAGGCCGTGACGCTCGCGCGCCAGGATGGCACTCGACTCCTCGAGCTGCGGGCCTCGCTGGCGCTGGGTCGTCTGCTGCGCGACACGCACCGGCCCGCCGATGCCGTGAGCGCGCTGCGTCCCTTGCTCGATGGCTTCACCGAGGGCGCGGCGCTCGCGGATGTCACCGCGGCGCGTGACCTGCTCGTCGCACTGGATTCCCCCCGGAGTTGA
- a CDS encoding BMA_0021/BMA_0022 family TOMM bacteriocin, producing the protein MPPKSKSAKPKARSLNTAAAASNTVLPRSPYSYENEDESDYSWDTWETMLEWQDIWLKAIALAWTDARFKARLLENARAALVEYFNYKLPQMLDFRVVDLLSPKLPVKLEYPVGWGTDENAVSSLDMVGWYFTTPPIQKIQTREQYLARLNRDPSARTEWILPRSLLVYPLPPPPQDVAIEAVALADFSSAGRTYPFTTC; encoded by the coding sequence ATGCCTCCCAAGTCCAAGTCCGCGAAACCGAAGGCGCGTTCACTCAACACGGCCGCCGCTGCCTCGAACACGGTGTTGCCCCGCTCGCCGTACTCTTACGAGAACGAGGACGAGAGCGATTACTCCTGGGACACCTGGGAGACGATGCTGGAGTGGCAGGACATCTGGCTGAAGGCCATCGCGCTCGCGTGGACCGACGCCAGGTTCAAGGCACGGCTGCTGGAGAACGCGCGCGCGGCCCTGGTCGAGTACTTCAACTACAAGCTGCCCCAGATGCTCGACTTCCGCGTGGTGGACCTTCTGTCGCCGAAGCTGCCCGTGAAGCTCGAGTATCCCGTTGGCTGGGGCACGGATGAGAACGCGGTGTCGTCGCTGGACATGGTGGGGTGGTACTTCACCACGCCGCCCATCCAGAAGATTCAGACGCGTGAGCAGTACCTGGCTCGACTGAACAGGGACCCCAGCGCTCGGACGGAGTGGATCCTGCCTCGCAGCCTGCTGGTCTATCCGCTGCCGCCGCCACCGCAGGACGTGGCCATCGAAGCCGTGGCGCTGGCGGATTTCTCCAGCGCCGGCCGCACCTATCCGTTCACGACGTGCTGA